In the Ilumatobacteraceae bacterium genome, one interval contains:
- the xylA gene encoding xylose isomerase, protein MMTEFFDTVPEPIRYEGPDSDNPLAFRWYDADRVVFGKTMAEHLRFGVCYWHSFAWDGSDIFGGGTLDRPWNPMTASGAAAGLDPMAAAKLKMEAAFEFVQKLGAPFFSFHDVDMAPAGATFAESARNLDELVDLAAEHMERTGIDLLWGTTNAFSHPRFMSGAATNPDPAMFQYAAAQVAHCMNATHRLGGANYVLWGGREGYDTLLNTDMRRELDQLGRFMNMVVEHKYAIGFDGTLLIEPKPMEPTKHQYDYDVAAVFAFLQKYGLENEIKVNIEVNHATLSGHDFQHEVATAVNAGIFGSIDANAGDDRLGWDLDLFPKSVEQMTLGMLEILRGGGFTTGGLMFDTKLRRQSIARDDLFHGHIGGMDTMARSLLAAASIIEDGEIDRRRDERYAGWNDRADILDGEVTLQQLHDAQMTGAEPQPVSGRQEALEHLVARHIERAR, encoded by the coding sequence ATGATGACCGAGTTCTTCGACACCGTTCCCGAGCCGATCCGCTACGAGGGACCCGACAGCGACAACCCGCTCGCCTTCCGTTGGTACGACGCCGACCGCGTCGTGTTCGGCAAGACGATGGCCGAGCACCTGCGCTTCGGTGTCTGCTACTGGCACTCGTTCGCGTGGGATGGCTCCGACATCTTCGGCGGCGGCACGCTCGATCGCCCGTGGAACCCGATGACCGCGAGCGGCGCTGCCGCCGGTCTCGACCCGATGGCGGCCGCCAAGCTGAAGATGGAGGCGGCGTTCGAGTTCGTGCAGAAGCTCGGAGCGCCGTTCTTCTCGTTCCACGACGTCGACATGGCACCCGCCGGCGCGACGTTCGCGGAATCGGCCCGCAACCTCGACGAGCTGGTCGACCTCGCCGCCGAGCACATGGAGCGCACCGGCATCGACCTCCTGTGGGGCACCACCAACGCCTTCTCGCACCCCCGGTTCATGTCGGGCGCCGCCACCAACCCCGACCCGGCGATGTTCCAGTACGCCGCGGCGCAGGTCGCGCACTGCATGAACGCGACCCACCGGCTCGGCGGCGCCAACTATGTGCTCTGGGGCGGCCGGGAGGGCTACGACACGCTGCTCAACACCGACATGCGCCGCGAGCTCGACCAGCTCGGCCGGTTCATGAACATGGTCGTCGAGCACAAGTACGCGATCGGGTTCGACGGCACGCTGCTGATCGAGCCGAAGCCGATGGAGCCGACCAAGCACCAGTACGACTACGACGTCGCGGCCGTGTTCGCGTTCCTCCAGAAGTACGGGCTCGAGAACGAGATCAAGGTCAACATCGAGGTCAACCACGCGACGCTGTCGGGTCACGACTTCCAGCACGAGGTCGCGACGGCGGTCAACGCCGGGATCTTCGGGTCGATCGACGCCAATGCCGGCGACGATCGGCTCGGCTGGGATCTCGACCTGTTCCCGAAGTCCGTCGAGCAGATGACGCTCGGCATGCTCGAGATCCTGCGCGGCGGCGGGTTCACGACCGGTGGCCTGATGTTCGACACCAAGCTGCGTCGCCAGTCGATCGCTCGTGACGACCTGTTCCACGGCCACATCGGCGGCATGGACACGATGGCCCGCTCGCTGCTGGCCGCGGCGTCGATCATCGAGGACGGCGAGATCGACCGCCGCCGTGACGAGCGCTACGCCGGCTGGAACGACCGGGCCGACATCCTCGACGGCGAGGTCACGTTGCAGCAGCTCCACGACGCCCAGATGACCGGTGCCGAGCCGCAGCCGGTGAGCGGCCGACAGGAGGCGCTGGAGCACCTGGTGGCCCGCCACATCGAGCGGGCTCGCTGA
- the iolG gene encoding inositol 2-dehydrogenase, which translates to MSDLRIGVLGCGRIGRMHAELIAGRVEGLALGAVYDVVTAAANDTAARFGGRVADTPESLIEGDDVDAVAICSSTDTHIDLLVAAAAAGKPVFIEKPLSLDLAQVDRGVAAVDAAGISVQVGFNRRFDPSHRAVRDRVQRGDLGDVHLCRITSRDPAPPPISYIEVSGGIFNDMTIHDFDMARYVTGSEVVDVFAHGAVLVDPAIGAAGDFDTIVVTMRHENGAITTIDNSRQAVYGYDQRVEVFGSAGLAMSDNPLSTTTVFRDADGGHQSTVPYFFLDRYIPSYLAEWAAFRDLARDGGPSPVSMADGRAPLALGIAALTSAREGRIVPVAEVG; encoded by the coding sequence ATGTCTGACCTTCGAATCGGTGTCCTCGGCTGCGGCCGAATCGGCCGGATGCATGCCGAGTTGATCGCGGGCCGCGTCGAGGGCCTTGCGCTCGGCGCCGTGTACGACGTCGTGACGGCGGCAGCGAACGACACGGCAGCCAGGTTCGGTGGTCGCGTCGCCGACACCCCGGAGTCGCTGATCGAGGGCGATGACGTCGACGCGGTGGCGATCTGTTCGTCGACCGACACGCACATCGACCTGCTCGTCGCCGCGGCGGCGGCCGGCAAGCCGGTGTTCATCGAGAAGCCGCTGTCGCTCGACCTCGCACAGGTCGACCGCGGCGTCGCCGCGGTCGACGCCGCCGGCATCTCGGTGCAAGTCGGGTTCAACCGCCGCTTCGACCCGAGCCATCGCGCGGTGCGCGATCGGGTGCAGCGCGGCGACCTCGGCGACGTCCACCTCTGCCGGATCACCAGCCGTGATCCGGCGCCGCCGCCGATCTCCTACATCGAGGTGTCCGGCGGGATCTTCAACGACATGACGATCCACGACTTCGACATGGCGCGGTACGTCACCGGCAGCGAGGTCGTCGACGTCTTCGCCCACGGTGCGGTGCTCGTCGATCCGGCGATCGGAGCGGCCGGCGACTTCGACACGATCGTCGTCACGATGCGACACGAGAACGGCGCGATCACCACGATCGACAACTCGCGCCAGGCGGTGTACGGCTACGACCAGCGCGTCGAGGTGTTCGGGTCGGCCGGTCTGGCGATGTCCGACAACCCCCTGAGCACCACGACGGTGTTCCGCGACGCCGACGGCGGCCACCAGTCGACGGTGCCCTACTTCTTCCTCGATCGTTACATCCCGTCGTACCTGGCGGAGTGGGCGGCGTTCCGCGACCTGGCGCGCGACGGAGGACCGTCGCCGGTGTCGATGGCCGACGGCCGCGCGCCGCTCGCACTCGGCATCGCCGCGCTCACCTCTGCCCGTGAAGGCCGGATCGTCCCCGTCGCCGAGGTCGGTTGA
- the iolD gene encoding 3D-(3,5/4)-trihydroxycyclohexane-1,2-dione acylhydrolase (decyclizing) gives METVRLTTAEAIVRYLIAQKTVIDGDTVPLFPGVYAIFGHGNVTCLGHSLEQHRDELPTWRGQNEQGMALAATAYAKATKRRQIMVATSSIGPGATNMITAAGVAMANRLPLLLIAGDTFQSRVPDPVLQQVEHFGTPSTTVNDGFRPVVRYWDRITHPAQVVQSLPHAVNTMLDPADCGPAFIGLPQDIAADAYDYPVRFFDEVVHEPRRPRPDDGELARAAAALAAAEKPLIIAGGGVHWSEAESELRRFAERHNIPVVETVAGRTSLPQSHPLHAGPIGVTGCTSANNLAAEADVVLAVGTRLQDFATGSWTVFQNESVRIIGLNAARFDATKHLALPLVADAREALTQLTDSLGAYRAPDDWSTTCASEVAQYHAYIDKIAAPDSSADSGLPTYAQVVGAVDRLATADTYALTAAGGFPGELVNGWRSDVVHSFDTEYGFSCMGYEIAGAWGAKMALPDREVVAFVGDGSYLMMNSDLYSSVLSGHKLIVVVCDNGGFAVINRLQINQGGVPFNNLIADAKILDEVRVDFAAHAAAMGCRTETVADIAELGAAFLRAREADRTTVIALRTDAYSWTEGGAFWEVGVPEVSDRPEVVAARAEVDAGKSDQRVGW, from the coding sequence ATGGAAACCGTTCGACTCACCACCGCCGAAGCGATCGTCCGCTACCTGATCGCCCAGAAGACCGTGATCGACGGCGACACCGTGCCGCTGTTCCCCGGTGTCTACGCGATCTTCGGGCACGGCAACGTCACCTGCCTCGGGCACTCGCTCGAACAGCACCGCGACGAGCTGCCCACGTGGCGCGGCCAGAACGAACAGGGCATGGCCCTCGCCGCCACGGCGTACGCGAAGGCGACGAAGCGCCGGCAGATCATGGTGGCCACATCGTCGATCGGGCCGGGCGCGACCAACATGATCACCGCGGCCGGGGTGGCGATGGCCAACCGGCTGCCGTTGCTGCTGATCGCCGGCGACACGTTCCAGTCGCGTGTGCCCGACCCCGTCCTGCAGCAGGTCGAGCACTTCGGCACGCCGTCGACCACCGTCAACGACGGCTTCCGGCCGGTCGTCCGCTACTGGGATCGCATCACGCACCCGGCGCAGGTCGTCCAGTCGCTGCCACACGCGGTCAACACGATGCTCGACCCCGCCGACTGCGGCCCGGCGTTCATCGGCTTGCCGCAAGACATCGCCGCCGACGCGTACGACTACCCGGTGCGGTTCTTCGACGAGGTCGTGCACGAGCCGCGCCGCCCGCGCCCCGATGACGGCGAACTGGCTCGTGCCGCGGCCGCGCTCGCAGCCGCCGAGAAGCCGCTGATCATCGCCGGCGGCGGTGTGCACTGGTCGGAGGCCGAGTCCGAGCTGCGCAGGTTCGCCGAGCGCCACAACATCCCCGTCGTCGAAACGGTGGCCGGTCGCACGTCGCTGCCACAGTCGCACCCGCTGCACGCCGGACCGATCGGCGTCACCGGCTGCACCAGCGCCAACAATCTCGCCGCCGAGGCCGACGTCGTGCTGGCCGTCGGCACGCGGCTGCAGGACTTCGCGACCGGTTCGTGGACGGTGTTCCAGAACGAGTCGGTGAGGATCATCGGGCTCAACGCCGCCCGGTTCGACGCCACCAAGCACCTGGCGCTGCCCCTCGTCGCCGACGCCCGCGAGGCACTCACCCAGTTGACCGACTCGCTCGGTGCCTACCGGGCGCCCGACGACTGGTCGACGACCTGCGCATCCGAGGTCGCGCAGTACCACGCCTACATCGACAAGATCGCGGCGCCCGACAGCAGCGCCGACAGCGGTCTGCCCACCTACGCCCAGGTCGTCGGAGCGGTCGACCGCCTCGCCACGGCCGACACGTACGCGCTCACCGCGGCGGGTGGCTTCCCGGGCGAGCTCGTCAACGGATGGCGATCCGACGTCGTGCACTCCTTCGACACCGAGTACGGCTTCTCGTGCATGGGCTACGAGATCGCCGGCGCGTGGGGCGCCAAGATGGCGCTGCCCGACCGTGAGGTCGTCGCGTTCGTCGGCGACGGTTCCTACCTGATGATGAACAGCGACCTCTACAGCTCGGTCCTGTCGGGCCACAAGCTGATCGTCGTCGTCTGTGACAACGGCGGGTTCGCGGTGATCAACCGGCTCCAGATCAACCAGGGCGGCGTGCCGTTCAACAACCTGATCGCCGACGCCAAGATCCTCGACGAGGTGCGCGTCGACTTCGCCGCCCACGCGGCGGCGATGGGCTGTCGCACCGAGACCGTCGCCGACATCGCCGAACTCGGGGCGGCGTTCCTGCGAGCCCGTGAGGCTGACCGCACCACCGTCATCGCGTTGCGCACCGATGCGTACTCGTGGACGGAGGGTGGCGCCTTCTGGGAGGTCGGCGTGCCCGAGGTGAGCGACCGTCCCGAGGTCGTCGCCGCTCGCGCCGAGGTCGACGCCGGCAAGTCGGATCAGCGGGTGGGTTGGTGA
- a CDS encoding SDR family oxidoreductase: MSGRFHERVALVTGSTQGLGRALLLRMAGEGLAGAVVTGRNAERGADVCAELGELGCEAVFVAAELDSADDIDALIAAADDRFGHIDHLANCAAVTDRGDVWTTTPDFWDWMMAVNVRAPFLLTQGVARIARREGRPASVVNIGSVAGYGGPDFITAYSVSKGALLTLTKSLAFQLMRHHIRVVQVNPGWMDTPGEDLIQRKYHGGGDDWLERAEAERPFGRLIKTDELARTLAFVLSDDAGMMTGSIIDYDQTVLGAGAGELPPLLEPDGDR, encoded by the coding sequence ATGAGCGGTCGGTTCCACGAGCGGGTCGCCCTGGTCACCGGCTCGACGCAAGGGCTGGGGCGTGCCCTCCTGCTCCGGATGGCGGGCGAGGGTCTCGCGGGTGCGGTCGTCACGGGTCGCAATGCCGAGCGTGGTGCCGACGTCTGCGCCGAGCTGGGGGAGCTCGGCTGCGAGGCCGTGTTCGTCGCTGCCGAACTCGATTCGGCCGACGACATCGACGCGCTGATCGCCGCGGCCGACGACCGCTTCGGTCACATCGACCATCTCGCCAACTGCGCCGCCGTGACCGACCGCGGCGACGTCTGGACGACCACGCCCGACTTCTGGGACTGGATGATGGCCGTCAACGTCCGTGCGCCGTTCCTCCTGACCCAGGGCGTCGCCCGGATCGCACGCCGCGAGGGCCGGCCGGCATCGGTGGTCAACATCGGCAGCGTCGCCGGGTACGGCGGCCCCGACTTCATCACGGCCTACAGCGTCTCGAAGGGCGCGCTGCTGACCCTCACCAAGTCGCTCGCGTTCCAGTTGATGCGCCACCACATCCGCGTCGTGCAGGTGAACCCCGGCTGGATGGACACGCCGGGTGAAGACCTCATCCAGCGCAAGTACCACGGCGGTGGCGACGACTGGCTCGAGCGGGCCGAGGCCGAGCGGCCGTTCGGTCGGCTGATCAAGACCGACGAACTGGCCCGCACCCTCGCCTTCGTGCTGAGCGACGACGCCGGGATGATGACCGGCTCGATCATCGACTACGACCAGACGGTGCTCGGCGCCGGCGCCGGTGAACTCCCACCCCTGCTCGAACCGGACGGCGACCGGTGA
- the xylB gene encoding xylulokinase, whose protein sequence is MARQLVVGVDSSTQSTKVEARDLQTGEVVATGTAKHPPTAPPVSEQDPQAWWVALVSAVEQLGDHRDDVVAMSVAGQQHGLVLLDAAGAPVRPAKLWNDTTSSPQADRLVDDLGADHWAERTGSVPVAAFTITKLAWVADHEPELLARVAKVMLPHDYLTWRLTGEHVTDRGDASGSGWYDPTSGVGLSDLLAAATGGDGATWLGRVPRVLDPSERAGSLTAAAATALGLRPDVAVGPGTGDNMGAALGLGLQAGDVAISLGTSGTVFAVSASATHDPSGAVAGFASASGDFLPLVCTLNATKVTDTVARWLGTDPAGLADLALAAADDPGEVTLVPYFDGERTPNLPDATGTFAGLTNTTTREQLALAAHDGVLCGLLDGVDALRAVGATVDGRVFLVGGGNRSAAYRQRAADLLGQPIIVPDTDETVATGAAAQAAAVVTASSFRDLASTWGLGAGAGVDPANDAGGVRDRYRTTAG, encoded by the coding sequence ATGGCGCGGCAGTTGGTCGTCGGCGTCGACTCGTCGACCCAGTCGACCAAGGTCGAGGCTCGCGATCTGCAGACCGGTGAGGTCGTCGCGACCGGTACCGCCAAGCATCCGCCCACCGCGCCGCCGGTGTCCGAGCAGGACCCGCAGGCCTGGTGGGTTGCGCTGGTGAGCGCGGTCGAGCAGCTCGGCGACCACCGCGACGACGTCGTGGCGATGTCGGTCGCCGGCCAGCAGCACGGGCTCGTCCTGCTGGACGCGGCCGGGGCGCCGGTGCGCCCGGCCAAGTTGTGGAACGACACCACCTCGTCGCCGCAGGCCGACCGCCTGGTCGACGACCTCGGCGCCGATCACTGGGCGGAGCGGACCGGCAGCGTGCCGGTCGCCGCGTTCACGATCACGAAGCTCGCCTGGGTCGCCGACCACGAACCCGAACTGCTGGCCCGCGTGGCGAAGGTGATGTTGCCGCACGACTACCTCACCTGGCGGCTCACGGGGGAACACGTCACCGACCGAGGGGACGCGTCCGGCAGCGGCTGGTACGACCCGACGAGCGGTGTCGGGCTGTCCGACCTGCTGGCAGCCGCCACCGGCGGCGACGGCGCGACGTGGCTCGGGCGGGTGCCGCGGGTACTCGATCCGAGCGAGCGAGCCGGTTCGCTCACGGCCGCGGCAGCGACCGCGCTCGGCCTCCGCCCCGACGTCGCCGTCGGCCCCGGCACGGGCGACAACATGGGGGCGGCGCTCGGCCTGGGGCTGCAGGCCGGCGACGTCGCGATCTCACTCGGTACCTCCGGCACGGTGTTCGCGGTGTCGGCGAGCGCCACGCACGACCCGTCCGGAGCGGTCGCCGGCTTCGCCAGTGCGAGTGGCGACTTCCTCCCACTGGTCTGCACGCTCAATGCCACGAAGGTGACCGACACCGTGGCGCGCTGGCTGGGTACCGACCCTGCCGGTCTCGCCGACCTGGCACTCGCGGCAGCCGACGACCCGGGTGAGGTCACCCTGGTGCCGTACTTCGACGGCGAACGCACACCGAACCTGCCCGACGCCACGGGCACGTTCGCCGGACTCACCAACACGACCACACGCGAGCAACTCGCGCTCGCCGCGCACGACGGTGTGCTGTGCGGTCTGCTCGACGGGGTCGACGCGCTCCGCGCCGTCGGAGCGACGGTCGACGGTCGGGTGTTCCTCGTCGGCGGTGGCAACCGGTCGGCGGCCTATCGACAGCGCGCGGCCGATCTGCTCGGGCAGCCGATCATCGTTCCCGACACCGACGAGACGGTGGCGACGGGCGCCGCGGCACAGGCCGCCGCCGTCGTGACCGCTTCGTCGTTCCGCGACCTCGCGAGCACCTGGGGTCTGGGCGCGGGTGCCGGGGTCGATCCGGCGAACGATGCCGGTGGGGTCCGCGACCGGTACCGGACGACCGCAGGCTGA
- a CDS encoding sugar nucleotide-binding protein — MRAYITGATGFVGSNIASEFAAMPDTDVHCPVRSAHPDPGLSTESLDLLDDAALIASVERYLPDVIVHAMILNDHDLMYADRHLAWHSYVGTTEVLGDAANRIGATLILVSTDWVFDGTQGPAAEDTPPNPINLYGVLKLASEMVVSQRCERGAIARVSGVQGHHRARPTTPRSQDLGYGYLAASIVDALSTGNRFTVWEAPDINNVATLSLASETGRIMHAIAGLDDPRDVFHCCGSEPVSRRELAYATCDVFGLDRELLDFGPPDDAAMMRHAVPYDTSLSTDLTTARLGTTPLTTVEILERFSDERARTGALT; from the coding sequence ATGCGCGCCTACATCACCGGAGCGACCGGGTTCGTCGGATCGAACATCGCGTCGGAGTTCGCGGCGATGCCCGACACCGACGTGCACTGCCCGGTGCGGTCGGCGCACCCCGACCCGGGGCTGTCCACCGAATCGCTCGATCTGCTCGACGACGCGGCGCTGATCGCCAGCGTCGAGCGGTACCTGCCCGACGTCATCGTGCACGCGATGATCCTCAACGACCACGACCTGATGTACGCCGACCGGCACCTCGCCTGGCACTCGTACGTCGGCACCACCGAGGTGCTCGGCGACGCCGCGAATCGGATCGGCGCGACGCTGATCCTGGTGTCGACCGACTGGGTGTTCGACGGCACACAGGGCCCGGCCGCCGAAGACACGCCGCCGAACCCGATCAACCTGTACGGCGTCCTCAAGCTCGCGAGCGAGATGGTCGTGTCGCAGCGCTGCGAGCGCGGGGCGATCGCCCGAGTGTCGGGTGTGCAGGGCCACCACCGGGCCCGGCCGACGACCCCCCGCTCGCAAGATCTGGGCTACGGCTACCTCGCCGCCTCGATCGTCGACGCGCTCTCCACCGGGAACCGGTTCACCGTGTGGGAGGCGCCCGACATCAACAACGTCGCCACCCTCAGTCTGGCGAGCGAGACCGGCCGGATCATGCATGCGATCGCCGGACTCGACGACCCGCGCGACGTCTTCCACTGCTGCGGCTCCGAACCGGTCAGCCGCCGCGAGCTCGCGTACGCGACCTGTGACGTGTTCGGCCTCGACCGGGAACTGCTCGACTTCGGCCCGCCCGACGACGCGGCGATGATGCGGCACGCGGTCCCGTACGACACGTCGTTGTCGACCGACCTGACCACCGCCCGACTGGGCACGACACCGCTGACGACGGTCGAGATCCTCGAACGCTTCAGCGACGAACGCGCACGAACAGGAGCACTCACATGA
- a CDS encoding fatty acid desaturase, which produces MTDYSLTGPSSVAAVERGLANAEWFAPVIDPERLRELQRRSNTRAAVDVALWLALIVASGVWAYSTIWSWWSIPAFMVFGALYGGAADARWHECGHGTAFRSPLANDVIYHLASFMLWRGPTVWRWSHYRHHTDTIIVGRDAEIVFQRPPSVGRAVFAFTHLQGGPQMFARLVRHAAGRLDDDAKNFVPETEHRRVVWESRIMVAIVGAVAVWSLVAWTIVPLMFIGLPTIYGGWLVVFFGITQHAGMRENVLDHRYSTRSVAMNPVFRFLYLNMNYHVEHHLLPSVPYRALPDLHDEISDQLAPRKPNTLAAYREIFHALRRQSTDPTWEIPLDVPDVPSATRQRIDVGETNWVRHADGGLDIGAADTLEAGQLRRVDIDDRTFVVCRLADGQLSLADGLCTHAEVHLADGAIVDGQIECPKHNGRVDAVTGEPTRKPIRTALCVYDVDEIAGRIVTHLTVRSNTHV; this is translated from the coding sequence GTGACCGACTACAGCCTGACCGGACCGTCGTCGGTCGCCGCGGTCGAGCGCGGCCTCGCGAACGCAGAGTGGTTCGCGCCCGTGATCGACCCGGAGCGACTCCGAGAGCTGCAACGCCGGTCGAACACACGGGCCGCCGTCGACGTCGCGCTGTGGCTGGCGCTGATCGTCGCATCGGGCGTGTGGGCGTACTCGACGATCTGGTCGTGGTGGTCGATTCCCGCGTTCATGGTCTTCGGTGCGCTGTACGGCGGCGCCGCCGACGCTCGCTGGCACGAATGCGGTCACGGCACCGCGTTCCGTTCGCCGCTCGCGAACGACGTGATCTACCACCTCGCCTCGTTCATGCTGTGGCGTGGCCCGACCGTGTGGCGGTGGTCGCACTACCGGCATCACACCGACACGATCATCGTCGGCCGCGACGCCGAGATCGTGTTCCAGCGACCGCCCAGTGTCGGACGCGCGGTGTTCGCGTTCACCCACCTGCAGGGTGGCCCGCAGATGTTCGCCCGTCTCGTCCGGCATGCGGCCGGTCGCCTCGACGACGACGCGAAGAACTTCGTGCCGGAGACCGAGCACCGACGCGTCGTGTGGGAATCGCGCATCATGGTCGCGATCGTCGGGGCCGTCGCGGTGTGGAGCCTCGTCGCCTGGACGATCGTGCCGCTCATGTTCATCGGCCTGCCGACGATCTACGGCGGCTGGCTGGTGGTGTTCTTCGGCATCACGCAACACGCGGGCATGCGCGAGAACGTGCTCGACCACCGGTACAGCACGCGCAGCGTGGCGATGAACCCGGTGTTCCGGTTCCTGTATCTCAACATGAACTACCACGTCGAGCACCACCTGCTGCCGAGCGTGCCGTACCGGGCGCTGCCCGACCTGCACGACGAGATCAGCGATCAGCTCGCACCCCGGAAGCCGAACACACTCGCCGCGTATCGCGAGATCTTCCACGCGCTGCGTCGGCAGTCGACCGACCCGACGTGGGAGATCCCGCTCGACGTGCCCGACGTACCGTCGGCGACCCGGCAACGGATCGACGTCGGTGAGACCAACTGGGTTCGACACGCCGACGGCGGCCTCGACATCGGCGCGGCCGACACGCTCGAGGCCGGGCAACTGCGTCGCGTCGACATCGACGACCGCACCTTCGTCGTCTGTCGCCTCGCCGACGGGCAACTGTCGCTCGCCGACGGTCTGTGCACCCACGCCGAGGTCCATCTCGCCGACGGTGCGATCGTCGACGGGCAGATCGAGTGTCCGAAGCACAATGGACGCGTCGACGCGGTGACCGGCGAACCCACGCGTAAACCGATCCGTACGGCGCTCTGTGTCTACGACGTCGACGAGATCGCCGGTCGGATCGTCACGCATCTCACCGTGAGGAGCAACACCCATGTCTGA
- the iolB gene encoding 5-deoxy-glucuronate isomerase, producing the protein MTSTTRSGPIRPADGPGTLLDITPESAGWSNVAFAIHDVRAGSPHRGGTTDRETAIVTIEGAGRVLVDGLTVDVTRTSVFDQVGRIVYVPPGVDFTIETDGALVVAVGSAPAEGKLPVRVFEPSEMRSEIRGGGSSYRQVVHALAYPLPAEHLILYEVYVPRGTWAGWPPHRHDGVDGSPYLEEVYYFRLQGPEGYVLHRNFTDGAGLAGVGDDFDEVVVARDGDAVLVPQGYHTSVASPGSNMYFLNYLAGELELDDRKTPPCFHSDHTWIEADWDAGAWSLPVVPLT; encoded by the coding sequence ATGACCAGCACGACCCGATCCGGCCCGATCCGCCCCGCCGACGGGCCGGGCACATTGCTCGACATCACGCCGGAGTCCGCCGGTTGGTCGAACGTCGCGTTCGCGATCCACGACGTACGCGCCGGTTCGCCGCACCGGGGTGGCACCACCGACCGCGAGACCGCGATCGTCACGATCGAGGGTGCCGGCCGCGTGCTCGTCGACGGGCTCACGGTCGACGTCACCCGCACGTCGGTGTTCGACCAGGTCGGCCGCATCGTCTACGTGCCGCCCGGCGTCGACTTCACGATCGAGACCGACGGCGCGCTCGTCGTGGCCGTCGGGTCGGCACCGGCCGAGGGCAAGCTGCCGGTGCGCGTGTTCGAACCGTCCGAGATGCGCAGCGAGATCCGCGGCGGTGGATCGTCCTATCGCCAGGTGGTGCACGCGCTCGCGTACCCGCTGCCCGCCGAGCACCTGATCCTCTACGAGGTGTACGTGCCGCGTGGCACGTGGGCCGGCTGGCCGCCGCACCGCCACGACGGCGTCGACGGTTCGCCGTACCTGGAGGAGGTGTACTACTTCCGCCTGCAGGGTCCGGAGGGGTACGTGCTCCACCGCAACTTCACCGACGGCGCAGGACTCGCCGGCGTCGGCGACGATTTCGACGAGGTCGTCGTCGCCCGCGACGGCGACGCGGTGCTCGTGCCGCAGGGGTACCACACGTCGGTCGCCTCGCCCGGCTCGAACATGTACTTCCTCAACTACCTCGCCGGCGAGCTCGAACTCGACGACCGCAAGACGCCGCCGTGCTTCCACTCCGACCACACCTGGATCGAAGCCGATTGGGACGCCGGTGCCTGGAGCCTGCCCGTCGTCCCCCTCACGTGA